The following coding sequences are from one Paenibacillus sp. JDR-2 window:
- a CDS encoding CotH kinase family protein, with translation MKAKFLLTLFSIILIIGLTGCGSKPTANNEGESAENKATTKEEQFLDETVFPKNKVVDVKITIDEDQFQDIIDNASAEEYHTASVDYNGEHFDNVGIRAKGNLSLRSVVQMEDSDRYSFKISFDEYVNQTLGGISKINLNNNYSDASYMREFLTYELAEQMGLPTPKFSFVNVYVNDKLWGFYLAIEQVGDEYLNRNFDNSYGALYKGIMGTGSDLLWIDDKLDSYPGLAQKSKSSNNDILIDMLKELNSGTDLEKYINVDDALGYIALNVATNNMDSYLGSNKQNYYLYEDDGVFSILPWDYNMAFGGMGMMGGGGGSSSLLIDEPTQSAVADRPLIAKLLAVDEYKEKYHEMLQKIVDGYLSDSQFQARVNELNTMIASYVKADPSSFYTYEQYEAGVKSLISTNASMISNISQQLDGTIASSGDGSGSGGGFGGGGGMRGGGNRQQNAADAGGQQQGAAGGNAAQQGANGAANTKQGAVPAAAQGANGAEAQQSQGSTGTGNANGGQQQGAAQGGDGMGFPGGDMGGPPDGFQGGGMGQPPDGFQGGMGGGGFPGMGMGNQTAEKDNSREAITAGIAILVLLLSCLFIKYFNRRRL, from the coding sequence ATGAAAGCGAAGTTTTTACTGACGCTCTTCTCCATCATTCTGATCATCGGGTTAACAGGATGCGGCTCCAAGCCGACAGCTAACAATGAGGGAGAAAGTGCTGAGAACAAAGCTACCACCAAGGAGGAGCAGTTTTTAGACGAAACCGTGTTTCCGAAAAATAAAGTCGTCGACGTAAAAATTACGATCGATGAAGATCAGTTCCAGGACATTATTGATAATGCCAGCGCCGAGGAATATCACACGGCGTCCGTCGATTATAACGGAGAGCATTTCGATAATGTCGGCATTCGCGCCAAGGGCAATCTAAGCCTGCGCAGCGTTGTGCAGATGGAGGATTCCGACAGGTACAGCTTCAAGATCTCTTTTGACGAATACGTGAACCAAACGCTTGGCGGCATCAGCAAAATCAACCTGAACAACAATTACAGCGATGCGTCTTATATGCGTGAATTTCTGACCTACGAGCTGGCGGAACAAATGGGCCTGCCGACTCCTAAGTTTTCGTTCGTTAACGTCTATGTCAATGACAAGCTATGGGGCTTCTACCTGGCGATTGAACAAGTCGGGGACGAATACCTGAACCGCAATTTCGACAACTCTTACGGCGCTTTGTACAAGGGCATTATGGGTACGGGCAGCGATCTGCTCTGGATTGACGACAAGCTTGATTCTTACCCGGGTCTTGCGCAAAAATCCAAATCATCCAATAACGACATTCTGATCGATATGCTGAAAGAGCTGAATAGCGGCACCGATCTGGAGAAATATATCAATGTCGATGATGCCTTGGGGTATATCGCCCTAAACGTAGCTACCAATAATATGGACAGCTACCTGGGCAGCAACAAGCAAAACTATTATCTATATGAAGATGACGGCGTCTTCTCGATTCTGCCATGGGATTATAATATGGCCTTTGGCGGCATGGGAATGATGGGTGGTGGCGGCGGTTCAAGCAGTCTCTTAATCGACGAGCCTACGCAAAGCGCGGTGGCTGACCGGCCGCTAATCGCGAAGCTGCTTGCCGTGGATGAATACAAAGAGAAGTACCATGAAATGCTCCAGAAGATCGTTGACGGTTACTTGTCGGATTCGCAATTCCAGGCAAGAGTAAATGAGCTTAACACGATGATTGCATCATATGTAAAAGCGGATCCTTCCTCGTTCTATACGTACGAGCAGTATGAGGCGGGCGTCAAATCGCTGATCTCGACCAATGCAAGCATGATCAGCAATATCTCGCAGCAGCTTGACGGCACGATTGCCTCCTCGGGCGATGGCTCCGGCAGCGGCGGAGGTTTTGGCGGCGGTGGCGGCATGCGTGGCGGCGGCAACCGTCAGCAAAATGCCGCTGACGCAGGCGGGCAGCAGCAGGGTGCTGCGGGCGGCAATGCGGCGCAGCAAGGCGCCAATGGCGCGGCGAACACCAAGCAAGGCGCGGTTCCGGCTGCCGCACAAGGCGCGAATGGCGCAGAGGCGCAGCAAAGCCAAGGCAGCACCGGCACTGGCAACGCCAACGGCGGCCAACAGCAAGGTGCAGCACAAGGCGGCGATGGCATGGGATTCCCGGGCGGCGACATGGGCGGGCCGCCGGACGGGTTCCAGGGCGGCGGCATGGGTCAGCCACCGGACGGATTCCAAGGCGGCATGGGCGGCGGGGGCTTCCCCGGAATGGGCATGGGCAATCAAACTGCCGAGAAGGATAACTCCCGCGAAGCCATTACGGCCGGTATCGCCATCCTTGTCTTGCTCCTGTCCTGTCTGTTCATTAAATATTTCAACCGCAGAAGACTATAA
- a CDS encoding DUF4956 domain-containing protein has protein sequence MDTTTNATDTTNTFSDLFKSSVLDNFNSSIDISKMLITLAISFLIGLFIYTLYKRIFSGVLYSKSFNVSLIGMTIITSVVILAVNSNLVLSLGMVGALSIVRFRTPIKDPTDLIFLFWAAAAGIVTGAGFFTLAVVGSVIIGLVLFLFVKGGKVENPYLLVVQCANDESEKAVQQQVGKMVKRYNVKQKTVSAGNIEVTLEVRLNDQEGRFVNELSQIAGVRNAVLISYNGDYVS, from the coding sequence ATGGATACAACAACAAACGCAACCGATACAACCAATACGTTTTCCGACCTTTTCAAAAGCTCGGTCCTCGACAACTTCAATTCAAGCATCGATATTTCGAAAATGCTGATTACGCTCGCTATCTCTTTCTTAATCGGTCTGTTTATTTACACGCTTTACAAGAGAATCTTTAGCGGAGTTTTATACTCCAAGAGCTTTAACGTCTCCCTGATCGGGATGACTATCATTACGTCCGTCGTTATTCTGGCGGTCAATTCGAACCTCGTTCTGTCCCTCGGCATGGTTGGCGCGCTCTCGATCGTTCGTTTCCGTACGCCAATTAAAGACCCGACCGACCTGATCTTCCTGTTCTGGGCAGCAGCTGCGGGTATCGTAACCGGCGCAGGCTTCTTCACCCTTGCCGTAGTTGGTTCCGTTATTATCGGACTTGTCCTCTTCCTGTTCGTAAAAGGCGGCAAGGTGGAAAATCCGTACCTTCTGGTTGTTCAATGCGCGAACGATGAGAGCGAAAAAGCCGTGCAACAACAAGTCGGCAAGATGGTTAAACGTTATAACGTGAAGCAAAAAACCGTATCCGCAGGCAATATCGAAGTTACGCTGGAAGTCCGTCTGAACGATCAGGAAGGACGTTTTGTAAACGAACTGTCGCAGATTGCCGGCGTTCGCAATGCCGTTCTGATCAGCTATAACGGAGATTACGTATCGTAA
- a CDS encoding polyphosphate polymerase domain-containing protein yields the protein MSKIKFRNELKFFINHLQYFTIRQRLRNLMQPDEHAGSTGEYHIRSLYFDDFSNTALNDKLGGFRDRKKYRIRIYNGQDKVIHFEKKLKRMDYIAKLKEPLTREMYNRIMAGDYEVLNVPDKPLLMEIYNEMHDNLLRPKVIVDYVREPYVCHNGNVRITFDKDLRTGLHAVDIFDPELAPVKAIDEDLIILEVKFDEYIPGYIQTALQLEGLNRQSASKYVICRKFLKYNSWEDY from the coding sequence GTGAGCAAGATCAAATTCAGGAATGAGCTGAAATTTTTCATCAACCATCTGCAATATTTCACGATTCGCCAGCGGTTAAGGAATCTGATGCAGCCCGACGAGCACGCTGGTTCAACCGGTGAATACCATATCCGAAGCTTGTATTTCGACGATTTTAGCAATACCGCCTTAAACGACAAGCTGGGCGGCTTCCGGGACAGGAAGAAGTACCGGATCCGCATCTACAACGGCCAGGACAAAGTCATTCATTTCGAGAAAAAGCTTAAGCGGATGGACTACATCGCCAAGTTGAAGGAGCCGCTTACCAGAGAGATGTACAACCGCATCATGGCAGGTGATTACGAGGTTCTGAACGTACCGGACAAGCCGCTTCTTATGGAGATCTACAACGAAATGCACGACAATCTGCTGCGTCCGAAAGTCATCGTCGATTACGTGCGCGAGCCTTATGTCTGCCACAACGGCAACGTGCGGATTACGTTCGACAAGGATCTGCGGACCGGGCTGCATGCGGTGGATATTTTTGATCCCGAGCTGGCGCCCGTTAAAGCGATTGATGAAGATCTCATCATCCTGGAAGTGAAATTTGACGAGTACATCCCGGGCTACATTCAGACTGCGCTGCAGCTTGAAGGCCTGAACCGGCAATCGGCGTCCAAGTACGTGATCTGCCGTAAATTTCTGAAATATAACTCGTGGGAGGATTATTAA
- a CDS encoding sensor histidine kinase, which produces MRRSFLAPRSLRFQLLQRSLFVMAALLLMIGILQYVLMKDFQYKNKAEALDAQLISLPHDWFGGERFGGGNGAGSPPGSSPPMQLPIPAPFYYQPGLSLASINLDGEFTDLSRDDELNAPQLSAGQYKELLKQPNQHGTYRILTDKKGTQQLVVFHVTGPPGHPDGIIQAGTDTASLKQILMTQLAIFIGLSVLALAAGLWFYIPLLRRTLRPLSSVVQKVSQTDAANLNERLPVNQGQLEIDQLAVAFNGMLERLDLSFEAERETTERMRRFIADASHELRTPLTSIHGFIEVLLRGAASNPDQLRSALTSMQLESKRINKLVEDLLLLAKLDLAPSPERIEIRLDKLLQEMEPQLRLLGGTRNVSLQINPGIQVSGHPDQLKQAVLNLFLNAVQHTDPDAGSLSLKLYTEAAEAVITVSDNGSGIAPEHLPHLFERFYRSESSRTRKSGGTGLGLAITQSLIAKHNGTIHVDSSEWSGSSFQIRLPLHR; this is translated from the coding sequence ATGAGACGATCGTTCTTGGCCCCCCGCTCCCTCCGATTTCAGCTTCTTCAGCGTTCTCTGTTTGTCATGGCGGCTCTGCTGCTTATGATTGGCATTTTGCAATATGTCTTGATGAAGGATTTCCAATATAAAAATAAAGCCGAAGCGTTGGATGCTCAATTAATCTCGCTTCCCCATGATTGGTTTGGCGGTGAGCGGTTCGGCGGCGGGAACGGCGCCGGCAGTCCGCCCGGCAGCTCGCCGCCTATGCAGCTTCCCATACCGGCACCTTTTTATTATCAGCCGGGCTTGTCGCTTGCCTCGATTAATCTTGATGGCGAATTTACCGATCTGTCGCGGGATGACGAGCTTAACGCGCCTCAATTATCGGCCGGGCAATATAAAGAGCTGCTTAAACAGCCTAATCAGCATGGTACTTACCGGATCTTGACGGACAAAAAAGGCACGCAGCAGCTGGTCGTCTTTCATGTCACGGGGCCTCCCGGACATCCAGACGGCATCATACAGGCGGGAACCGATACCGCTTCTCTGAAGCAAATACTGATGACTCAGCTTGCGATCTTTATCGGATTGTCCGTGCTTGCGCTGGCTGCCGGCTTATGGTTCTATATTCCCCTGCTGCGCCGCACGCTTCGGCCATTGTCGAGCGTCGTGCAGAAGGTCAGCCAGACGGACGCCGCCAATCTGAACGAAAGACTGCCCGTGAATCAAGGGCAGCTGGAAATCGACCAGCTTGCCGTTGCCTTCAACGGGATGCTGGAGCGTCTTGACCTTTCCTTTGAAGCCGAGCGGGAGACAACGGAACGAATGAGACGGTTTATCGCGGACGCATCGCATGAATTGCGAACGCCGCTTACGTCTATTCATGGCTTTATCGAAGTCTTGCTGCGCGGGGCCGCTTCCAATCCGGACCAGCTTCGTTCCGCCCTAACCAGCATGCAGCTGGAATCCAAACGGATCAACAAGCTGGTTGAGGATTTGCTCCTGCTCGCCAAGCTTGACCTGGCCCCTTCGCCCGAACGGATCGAGATCCGGCTGGACAAGCTTCTGCAAGAAATGGAGCCCCAGCTTCGTCTACTAGGCGGCACTCGCAACGTCAGCCTGCAAATCAATCCGGGCATACAGGTGTCCGGGCATCCCGACCAGCTTAAGCAAGCGGTGCTGAATCTGTTCCTGAATGCCGTTCAGCATACCGATCCGGATGCCGGCAGCTTGTCCCTTAAGCTATATACGGAAGCGGCTGAAGCGGTTATAACCGTGTCCGACAATGGCTCAGGCATAGCGCCGGAGCATCTGCCCCATCTATTCGAGCGATTCTACCGGAGCGAATCCTCGCGAACGCGCAAAAGCGGCGGTACAGGCCTTGGCCTTGCCATTACCCAGTCCCTTATCGCGAAGCATAACGGCACCATACATGTGGACAGTAGCGAATGGTCAGGCAGCTCGTTTCAGATCAGACTGCCGCTTCATAGATGA
- a CDS encoding response regulator transcription factor: MNGIRLLLADDEPHIIQFLELGLLNEGFDIRTAQDGAAALQVAKEFQPHVLILDVMMPELNGFEVCQAVKDTGANVAVIMLTAKDDIEDRVKGLTLGADDYVVKPFSFEELLARIKARLRNQFPSLLGEATYGPFRVNDVKKELIYQDQVLELSPTEYELLKYIVQNNGIVLSKAQILDSVWGYRFGGEENIVEVYIRSLRDKLGDKEHRLIRTLRGVGYRMDLS, encoded by the coding sequence ATGAACGGAATCCGATTATTGCTGGCTGATGACGAGCCGCATATTATACAGTTTCTTGAGCTGGGACTGCTGAACGAAGGCTTTGACATCCGTACCGCGCAGGACGGCGCAGCCGCTTTGCAGGTGGCCAAGGAATTTCAGCCCCATGTCCTTATTCTAGACGTGATGATGCCGGAGTTGAACGGTTTTGAAGTATGCCAAGCGGTCAAAGACACAGGCGCAAACGTTGCTGTCATCATGCTTACCGCGAAGGATGACATCGAAGACCGGGTGAAAGGCTTGACGCTTGGCGCGGATGATTATGTCGTGAAGCCCTTTAGCTTCGAAGAGCTGCTCGCCCGGATCAAAGCCCGGCTCCGCAACCAGTTCCCAAGCTTGCTTGGCGAGGCGACATACGGTCCCTTCCGCGTTAACGACGTGAAAAAGGAACTGATCTACCAGGATCAGGTCCTGGAGCTCTCCCCCACCGAATATGAGCTGCTGAAATATATCGTGCAGAACAACGGCATTGTGCTCAGCAAAGCGCAAATACTGGACAGCGTATGGGGCTACCGGTTTGGCGGGGAAGAAAATATCGTCGAGGTGTATATCCGCTCCCTGCGGGACAAGCTTGGCGACAAGGAGCACCGGCTTATCCGTACGCTGCGGGGTGTCGGTTACAGGATGGATCTGTCATGA
- a CDS encoding metal-dependent hydrolase, producing MTDIIFHGHSCVQITSGDNSLVIDPFLRGNELAVTKPEDIKVNSVLLTHAHMDHILDAEPISRANNAPVVANVELATYMSWKGLETIGMNIGGTVDLGFAKAKMIQAFHSSGITIAEEQRIIYGGMPGGYIITVDGKTILHAGDTALYGDMKMIGDRHNIDVSLIPIGDHFTMGPEDALQAAEWFGAKLTIPVHYNSFPIIRQDAEAFVQALEAKGLKGQLLEPGQKLSI from the coding sequence ATGACCGACATTATTTTTCACGGACATTCCTGTGTTCAAATTACTTCCGGCGATAACTCGCTTGTAATCGATCCATTCCTCAGAGGCAACGAACTGGCAGTAACCAAGCCGGAAGACATCAAGGTCAACTCGGTTCTTCTAACGCATGCCCATATGGATCATATCCTGGATGCGGAGCCTATCTCACGCGCGAATAATGCTCCTGTTGTTGCAAACGTCGAGCTTGCCACTTACATGTCCTGGAAAGGTCTTGAGACGATTGGCATGAACATCGGCGGGACCGTTGATCTTGGCTTTGCCAAAGCGAAAATGATTCAAGCCTTCCACAGCTCGGGCATTACAATCGCTGAGGAGCAGCGCATTATTTACGGAGGCATGCCGGGCGGCTACATTATTACGGTGGACGGCAAGACGATCCTCCATGCCGGCGATACTGCTTTGTATGGCGATATGAAAATGATCGGCGACCGTCATAACATTGACGTTTCCCTCATCCCGATTGGCGACCATTTCACGATGGGTCCTGAAGATGCCCTTCAAGCGGCCGAATGGTTCGGCGCCAAGCTGACGATCCCGGTTCACTACAATTCCTTCCCGATTATCCGCCAGGATGCGGAAGCCTTTGTTCAAGCCTTGGAAGCAAAAGGCTTAAAAGGCCAGCTCCTCGAGCCCGGCCAGAAGCTGTCCATCTAA
- a CDS encoding VOC family protein, which produces MSTSIHPDTVLGAVKLKISNLAQSLSFYTEVIGLRILEQTSTTAALTADGKTALILLEQIPNAVIAPERRGTTGLYHYALLLPSRKELGIVLKRLIARRIPLGQADHLVSEALYLSDPDNNGIEIYADRPRSEWKRDANGDYVMATDPIDWEGLLQEAGEEDITKGLPPETIMGHVHLHTVGIPESRAFYNGLLGFDIVGDYTQMRALFVSAGGYHHHIGLNVWAGIGAPAPSPQSTGLDYFTIVYPDSGELSSTLERLLAAGISVEQQDGAAFVTDPSSVRIKLTTKLIQQNNH; this is translated from the coding sequence ATGTCCACAAGCATCCATCCAGATACCGTTCTTGGCGCTGTAAAGCTCAAGATCAGCAATCTTGCACAATCTCTCAGCTTCTACACCGAGGTTATCGGCCTCCGAATTCTGGAGCAGACGAGCACGACTGCCGCATTAACCGCTGATGGCAAGACAGCTCTCATTCTGCTTGAGCAAATACCTAATGCTGTAATAGCGCCGGAGCGCAGAGGAACAACCGGGCTGTACCACTATGCCCTGCTGCTTCCGAGCCGCAAGGAGCTTGGCATCGTTCTGAAGCGGCTGATCGCTCGCCGCATCCCGCTTGGTCAGGCCGATCACCTGGTCAGCGAAGCGTTGTACCTGTCCGATCCCGACAATAACGGCATCGAGATTTATGCCGACCGTCCAAGATCCGAATGGAAGCGCGACGCTAACGGCGATTACGTTATGGCAACGGATCCTATAGACTGGGAAGGTCTATTGCAGGAAGCCGGCGAAGAAGATATAACGAAAGGTCTGCCGCCTGAAACCATCATGGGCCATGTTCATCTACATACGGTGGGCATTCCGGAATCAAGAGCATTCTATAACGGTCTGCTAGGCTTCGATATTGTCGGCGATTATACCCAGATGCGGGCATTATTCGTATCGGCCGGAGGCTACCATCACCATATTGGACTTAATGTATGGGCTGGTATCGGAGCTCCCGCTCCCTCCCCTCAATCAACCGGCCTCGACTATTTTACGATCGTGTATCCGGATTCCGGCGAACTGTCGTCGACCCTGGAACGGCTTCTTGCCGCAGGCATTTCCGTTGAACAGCAGGACGGCGCTGCCTTTGTCACCGATCCGTCCAGCGTACGCATTAAACTTACCACGAAACTTATCCAACAAAACAACCATTAA
- a CDS encoding Cof-type HAD-IIB family hydrolase: protein MPYKIAFFDIDGTLLDEEKQIPQDTIDAIRDLQASGVPAVIATGRAPYFFAPIAEQLGIDSYVSLNGAYVVYKGEAIYRRPIPREDVETLVSHASAHNHTLVFEGHDSFYRNTESHPHVFNSVASLRVAQPGFDPDFWQKEDVYQIFLHCTAEEEHLYGEANPGLRFIRWHDTAMDVLTIDGSKAQGIKALLKLLNIAPEEAVAFGDGLNDKEMLEVVGLGIAMGNSHKELMPFANYITTHVSDSGIRNGLVHAGLIK, encoded by the coding sequence ATGCCATACAAAATTGCTTTCTTTGACATCGACGGCACATTATTGGATGAAGAAAAACAAATCCCGCAGGATACGATTGACGCGATTCGCGACCTGCAAGCAAGCGGCGTACCCGCTGTTATCGCAACGGGCAGAGCGCCATACTTTTTCGCTCCAATTGCCGAGCAGCTTGGTATTGATTCTTATGTCAGCCTGAATGGCGCGTACGTCGTATATAAAGGAGAAGCAATCTACCGGCGCCCTATTCCGCGCGAAGACGTGGAAACTCTGGTCAGCCATGCTTCCGCTCACAATCATACCCTCGTGTTCGAAGGACATGATTCGTTCTACCGCAATACGGAATCCCACCCGCATGTGTTTAATTCCGTAGCATCGCTGCGCGTTGCGCAGCCGGGCTTTGATCCGGACTTCTGGCAGAAGGAAGACGTCTATCAGATCTTCCTGCATTGCACCGCCGAAGAAGAGCATCTATACGGAGAGGCTAATCCGGGACTTCGTTTTATCCGCTGGCACGACACGGCGATGGACGTGCTTACGATTGACGGCTCCAAGGCGCAAGGGATCAAAGCCCTGCTCAAGCTGCTCAACATCGCTCCGGAAGAAGCCGTTGCGTTCGGCGACGGTCTAAACGATAAAGAAATGCTCGAGGTTGTTGGCCTTGGCATTGCGATGGGCAACTCCCATAAAGAGCTGATGCCATTCGCGAATTACATTACGACGCATGTAAGCGACAGCGGCATCCGCAACGGTCTCGTACATGCCGGTCTTATTAAATAA
- a CDS encoding manganese-dependent inorganic pyrophosphatase yields MEKTLIFGHKNPDTDTICSAIAYAELKSKLGFDVEAVRLGDVNGETQYALDYFKTETPRFVETVAGEVNNVILVDHNERQQSVSDIDQVRVVEVIDHHRIANFETAAPLYFRAEPVGCTATILNKLYKENGVAIRKEIAGLMLSAIISDSLLFKSPTCTEQDVAAARELAEIAGVDAEVYGLEMLKAGADLRDKTIEQLLSLDAKEFSMGSAKVEIAQVNAVDTNDVLVRQAELEAAINETIAKKGLDLFVFVVTDILNSDSVALTLGAKANAVEQAYNVTLEGNKALLKGVVSRKSQIVPILTETLSK; encoded by the coding sequence ATGGAAAAAACATTGATCTTCGGGCACAAAAATCCGGATACAGACACAATCTGCTCAGCGATTGCCTACGCTGAACTGAAATCGAAACTTGGTTTTGACGTTGAAGCCGTACGCCTTGGCGACGTTAACGGCGAAACGCAATATGCTCTGGACTACTTCAAGACTGAAACTCCGCGTTTTGTTGAGACTGTAGCAGGCGAAGTAAACAACGTAATTCTGGTTGACCATAACGAGCGCCAGCAAAGCGTTTCCGATATTGATCAAGTTCGCGTCGTTGAAGTTATCGACCATCACCGTATCGCTAACTTCGAAACGGCAGCTCCGCTGTACTTCCGTGCTGAGCCTGTAGGCTGCACGGCTACAATCCTCAACAAGCTGTACAAAGAAAACGGCGTTGCGATCCGCAAAGAAATCGCTGGCCTGATGTTGTCCGCTATTATCTCTGACTCTCTTCTGTTCAAATCGCCTACTTGCACCGAGCAAGACGTAGCGGCTGCTCGCGAGCTGGCTGAAATCGCTGGCGTTGACGCTGAAGTTTACGGTCTGGAAATGCTGAAAGCCGGCGCGGATCTCCGCGACAAAACAATCGAGCAGCTTCTGTCGCTTGACGCGAAAGAATTCTCGATGGGCAGCGCAAAAGTGGAAATCGCTCAAGTTAACGCGGTTGATACAAACGACGTTCTGGTTCGCCAAGCGGAACTGGAAGCGGCAATCAACGAAACCATCGCGAAAAAAGGTCTGGACCTGTTCGTATTTGTCGTTACCGACATCCTGAACAGCGATTCCGTTGCTCTTACTCTGGGTGCAAAAGCTAATGCTGTTGAGCAAGCTTACAACGTAACTTTGGAAGGCAACAAGGCGCTTCTGAAAGGCGTTGTCTCGCGTAAGTCGCAGATCGTTCCTATTCTAACCGAAACTTTGAGCAAATAA
- a CDS encoding GNAT family N-acetyltransferase, with the protein MEIRILTEADAEAYRVLRLQSLLESPEAFLTTYEIQVVRSLDEIASQLKPDEGRFTLGAFHAGKLVGMDTFVRESKPEIFHKGNVYAMYVAPEARGHGTGKRLVTELIHKASNMDGLEQINLTVISENAAAKALYASCGFEVFGIERNAMKAQDRYWDEEDMVLRLKQRNK; encoded by the coding sequence GTGGAAATCAGAATTTTAACCGAAGCAGATGCGGAAGCTTACCGTGTACTTCGTCTGCAATCCCTGCTTGAAAGTCCCGAAGCGTTCCTAACCACTTACGAGATCCAGGTCGTAAGATCATTAGACGAGATCGCAAGTCAACTGAAGCCGGATGAAGGACGTTTCACTTTAGGTGCTTTTCATGCAGGCAAGCTAGTTGGCATGGATACTTTTGTCAGAGAAAGCAAACCGGAAATTTTTCATAAAGGGAATGTCTATGCGATGTATGTCGCTCCGGAGGCACGCGGTCATGGGACTGGCAAGCGGCTGGTTACGGAGCTGATCCATAAAGCCTCGAATATGGATGGGCTCGAGCAGATTAATTTGACCGTCATTTCGGAAAATGCGGCGGCCAAAGCGCTATATGCCAGCTGCGGTTTCGAGGTGTTTGGCATTGAGCGGAATGCCATGAAAGCGCAGGATCGATATTGGGATGAAGAAGATATGGTGCTGAGGCTGAAGCAGCGCAATAAATAG
- a CDS encoding C40 family peptidase has protein sequence MKNTFKSLKKIMTFSLVATIAASAFTLATTTNHANAATEKTLSLISEGKNYLGVPYKYGAPVGITYAFDCSSFTKFMFAGLEVNLPRTAAEQATVGKKVPKTELSTGDLVFFRTNGISISHVAIYAGSKKILHSSTSQGVTVSDMSSSYWSSKYVTARRVVN, from the coding sequence ATGAAAAACACATTTAAATCCCTCAAAAAAATAATGACATTCAGCCTGGTTGCAACAATTGCTGCATCAGCCTTCACTCTTGCCACTACAACAAATCATGCAAACGCTGCTACAGAAAAAACGTTGTCTTTGATTAGCGAAGGTAAAAATTACTTAGGCGTACCTTACAAATACGGTGCCCCAGTCGGTATTACATACGCCTTTGACTGCTCGTCCTTTACGAAATTCATGTTTGCAGGCCTTGAAGTTAACCTGCCCCGCACTGCAGCCGAACAAGCAACTGTTGGCAAAAAAGTTCCAAAGACGGAACTGAGCACGGGTGATCTAGTGTTCTTCCGCACGAACGGCATTAGCATCAGCCACGTGGCCATTTATGCCGGTTCGAAAAAAATCCTTCACAGCTCCACAAGCCAAGGCGTTACCGTATCCGACATGTCCAGCTCTTACTGGTCCAGCAAATACGTAACTGCACGCCGTGTCGTTAACTAA
- a CDS encoding MarR family winged helix-turn-helix transcriptional regulator: MAGGGEETAARRLIEVFMLFNKMNWNHQPMDLKQKHSELRLLVVIKRMGNGEDEGVKVSDLSKFLKVTSPTVTQLLNRLEEMGLVVRKEDPRDRRAVRVSLTEEGELTAKKALQGFMQRMNGLVDFLGDDDTEQLIRLLRKTTTYFEQMNLNDSGGDDVNKC, translated from the coding sequence ATGGCCGGCGGTGGAGAAGAGACCGCAGCACGAAGACTAATTGAAGTATTTATGCTGTTCAACAAGATGAACTGGAACCATCAGCCGATGGATTTAAAGCAGAAGCATAGCGAGCTGCGGCTGCTTGTTGTAATCAAGCGTATGGGCAATGGGGAAGATGAAGGGGTCAAAGTATCCGATTTAAGCAAGTTTCTAAAGGTGACGTCGCCAACGGTTACGCAGCTGCTTAACCGGCTTGAAGAGATGGGGCTTGTTGTCCGCAAAGAGGATCCGAGAGACAGAAGAGCGGTCCGCGTGTCCCTGACCGAAGAAGGCGAACTGACCGCCAAGAAGGCGTTGCAGGGTTTTATGCAGCGGATGAACGGTCTTGTTGATTTTTTGGGCGACGATGATACGGAGCAATTAATTCGTTTGCTCAGGAAGACAACTACGTATTTCGAACAAATGAATCTGAATGATTCAGGTGGAGATGATGTTAATAAATGTTGA